From Oryza sativa Japonica Group chromosome 4, ASM3414082v1, one genomic window encodes:
- the LOC9268570 gene encoding subtilisin-like protease SBT3.9 isoform X1: MLASVLGSKEVALESIVYSYRHSFSGFAARLTEAQASTIRGLPDVISVRENQIHRLHTSRSWDFLGMDYRQPNGLLAKAKYGEDIIIGVIDTGITPESPSFADDGYGPPPSKWKGVCQVGPSFKAKSCNRKLIGARWYIDDDTLRSMSKDEILSPRDVVGHGTHTASTAGGNIIHNASILGLAAGTVRGGAPRARVAMYKTCWNGVGCSAAGQLKAIDDAIHDGVDILSLSLGGPFEDPGTLHVVAKGIPVVYSAGNDGPIAQTVENSSPWLLTVAAATMDRSFPVVITLGNNDKFVAQSFAISGKTSSQFGEIQFYEREDCSAENIHNTVKGKIVFCFFGTKFDSERDYYNITKATSEKGGIGVILPKYNTDTLLGDTLLTLPIPLVAVDYEITYRIYQYIKENDGTPKVKISLTQTTIGKVSAPKVAAFSSRGPSYIYPGVLKPDIAAPGVTVLAAAPKAFMDAGIPYRFDSGTSMSCPHVSGIIAVLKSLHPQWSPAALKSAIMTTAALTYDNNGMPIQANGKVPKIADPFDYGAGVVNPNMAADPGLIYDIEPSDYFKFFNCMGGLGSADNCTTVKGSLADLNLPSIAIPNLRTFQATTRTVTNVGQANARYKAFLYTPAGVEMTVDPPVLVFSKEKKVQSFKVTIKATGRPIQGDYSFGSLVWHDGGIHWVRIPIAVRIVIEEIYSKIS, encoded by the exons ATGCTCGCCTCTGTTTTGGGAAG CAAGGAGGTGGCTCTTGAGTCCATCGTGTACAGCTACAGACATAGTTTTTCTGGCTTTGCTGCAAGGCTCACAGAAGCACAAGCGAGCACGATAcgag GGTTGCCAGATGTGATCAGCGTGAGAGAGAACCAAATCCACCGGTTGCATACGAGTCGAAGCTGGGATTTCCTTGGAATGGACTACAGACAGCCAAATGGCCTGCTAGCCAAAGCTAAATATGGGGAAGATATTATTATTGGGGTTATCGACACAG GTATCACACCTGAGTCACCAAGCTTCGCTGATGATGGATATGGACCCCCTCCATCCAAATGGAAAGGAGTTTGCCAAGTCGGCCCTTCGTTCAAAGCAAAAAGCTGCAACCGAAAACTTATCGGTGCACGGTGGTACATCGATGATGATACTTTAAGAAGCATGAGCAAGGATGAAATCCTATCTCCCAGGGATGTGGTTGGCCATGGAACACACACGGCTTCGACGGCCGGTGGTAACATCATCCACAATGCTAGCATTCTTGGGCTAGCAGCTGGGACAGTTCGGGGTGGCGCGCCCCGTGCACGAGTAGCCATGTACAAGACATGTTGGAATGGTGTtggctgctccgccgccggtcaGTTGAAGGCCATAGATGACGCTATCCACGATGGCGTTGATATATTATCACTTTCTCTTGGTGGCCCTTTTGAAGATCCAGGCACCTTGCACGTTGTTGCTAAGGGTATCCCTGTTGTATACTCTGCTGGGAATGATGGACCCATTGCTCAGACAGTGGAGAACTCATCACCGTGGCTGCTTACAGTTGCTGCGGCCACTATGGATCGGTCATTCCCTGTGGTTATCACATTGGGAAATAATGACAAGTTTgtg GCACAGTCCTTTGCCATTTCAGGGAAAACTTCAAGTCAGTTCGGTGAGATACAATTTTACGAGCGTGAGGA CTGCAGTGCTGAGAATATCCACAACACAGTGAAGGGGAAGATCGTCTTCTGCTTCTTTGGAACGAAGTTCGATTCGGAGCGAGATTACTATAACATCACCAAGGCAACGAGTGAGAAAGGAGGAATAGGGGTGATCTTGCCTAAGTACAACACCGACACACTACTGGGGGACACCCTCCTCACTTTGCCTATTCCCTTGGTCGCAGTTGATTATGAGATCACCTACAGGATATACCAATATATCAA AGAAAACGATGGCACCCCAAAAGTGAAGATATCATTAACCCAAACAACTATTGGAAAAGTTTCTGCTCCCAAAGTAGCAGCTTTCTCGTCGAGGGGGCCCAGTTATATTTATCCTGGGGTTCTCAAG CCCGACATTGCTGCACCAGGTGTTACGGTTTTGGCAGCTGCACCAAAGGCTTTTATGGATGCAGGAATCCCGTACCGTTTCGACTCTGGAACATCTATGTCTTGCCCCCATGTGAGTGGGATCATTGCGGTACTCAAGTCTTTGCATCCTCAATGGTCACCAGCTGCCCTCAAGTCTGCAATCATGACTACAG CAGCACTTACCTATGACAATAACGGGATGCCGATACAAGCTAATGGAAAAGTTCCAAAGATTGCCGATCCTTTCGATTATGGAGCAGGGGTTGTTAATCCAAACATGGCAGCTGATCCAGGCCTCATATACGACATCGAACCATCAGATTACTTCAAGTTCTTCAACTGCATGGGAGGATTAGGCTCAGCGGACAATTGCACCACAGTGAAAGGATCACTTGCTGATTTGAACCTCCCGTCCATCGCCATCCCCAACCTCAGGACATTCCAGGCCACAACGCGCACCGTCACCAATGTTGGCCAGGCCAATGCCAGGTACAAGGCGTTCCTCTACACCCCTGCCGGTGTCGAGATGACCGTCGATCCGCCAGTGCTAGTGTTCAGCAAAGAGAAGAAGGTGCAAAGTTTCAAGGTGACCATCAAGGCGACGGGGAGGCCAATTCAGGGGGACTATAGCTTTGGAAGCTTGGTGTGGCACGATGGCGGCATACACTGGGTTCGGATCCCAATTGCAGTTCGCATCGTGATTGAAGAGATCTACTCCAAGATCTCCTAA
- the LOC9268570 gene encoding subtilisin-like protease SBT3.9 isoform X2, whose product MLASVLGSKEVALESIVYSYRHSFSGFAARLTEAQASTIRGLPDVISVRENQIHRLHTSRSWDFLGMDYRQPNGLLAKAKYGEDIIIGVIDTGITPESPSFADDGYGPPPSKWKGVCQVGPSFKAKSCNRKLIGARWYIDDDTLRSMSKDEILSPRDVVGHGTHTASTAGGNIIHNASILGLAAGTVRGGAPRARVAMYKTCWNGVGCSAAGQLKAIDDAIHDGVDILSLSLGGPFEDPGTLHVVAKGIPVVYSAGNDGPIAQTVENSSPWLLTVAAATMDRSFPVVITLGNNDKFVAQSFAISGKTSSQFGEIQFYEREDCSAENIHNTVKGKIVFCFFGTKFDSERDYYNITKATSEKGGIGVILPKYNTDTLLGDTLLTLPIPLVAVDYEITYRIYQYIKENDGTPKVKISLTQTTIGKVSAPKVAAFSSRGPSYIYPGVLKPDIAAPGVTVLAAAPKAFMDAGIPYRFDSGTSMSCPHVSGIIAVLKSLHPQWSPAALKSAIMTTALTYDNNGMPIQANGKVPKIADPFDYGAGVVNPNMAADPGLIYDIEPSDYFKFFNCMGGLGSADNCTTVKGSLADLNLPSIAIPNLRTFQATTRTVTNVGQANARYKAFLYTPAGVEMTVDPPVLVFSKEKKVQSFKVTIKATGRPIQGDYSFGSLVWHDGGIHWVRIPIAVRIVIEEIYSKIS is encoded by the exons ATGCTCGCCTCTGTTTTGGGAAG CAAGGAGGTGGCTCTTGAGTCCATCGTGTACAGCTACAGACATAGTTTTTCTGGCTTTGCTGCAAGGCTCACAGAAGCACAAGCGAGCACGATAcgag GGTTGCCAGATGTGATCAGCGTGAGAGAGAACCAAATCCACCGGTTGCATACGAGTCGAAGCTGGGATTTCCTTGGAATGGACTACAGACAGCCAAATGGCCTGCTAGCCAAAGCTAAATATGGGGAAGATATTATTATTGGGGTTATCGACACAG GTATCACACCTGAGTCACCAAGCTTCGCTGATGATGGATATGGACCCCCTCCATCCAAATGGAAAGGAGTTTGCCAAGTCGGCCCTTCGTTCAAAGCAAAAAGCTGCAACCGAAAACTTATCGGTGCACGGTGGTACATCGATGATGATACTTTAAGAAGCATGAGCAAGGATGAAATCCTATCTCCCAGGGATGTGGTTGGCCATGGAACACACACGGCTTCGACGGCCGGTGGTAACATCATCCACAATGCTAGCATTCTTGGGCTAGCAGCTGGGACAGTTCGGGGTGGCGCGCCCCGTGCACGAGTAGCCATGTACAAGACATGTTGGAATGGTGTtggctgctccgccgccggtcaGTTGAAGGCCATAGATGACGCTATCCACGATGGCGTTGATATATTATCACTTTCTCTTGGTGGCCCTTTTGAAGATCCAGGCACCTTGCACGTTGTTGCTAAGGGTATCCCTGTTGTATACTCTGCTGGGAATGATGGACCCATTGCTCAGACAGTGGAGAACTCATCACCGTGGCTGCTTACAGTTGCTGCGGCCACTATGGATCGGTCATTCCCTGTGGTTATCACATTGGGAAATAATGACAAGTTTgtg GCACAGTCCTTTGCCATTTCAGGGAAAACTTCAAGTCAGTTCGGTGAGATACAATTTTACGAGCGTGAGGA CTGCAGTGCTGAGAATATCCACAACACAGTGAAGGGGAAGATCGTCTTCTGCTTCTTTGGAACGAAGTTCGATTCGGAGCGAGATTACTATAACATCACCAAGGCAACGAGTGAGAAAGGAGGAATAGGGGTGATCTTGCCTAAGTACAACACCGACACACTACTGGGGGACACCCTCCTCACTTTGCCTATTCCCTTGGTCGCAGTTGATTATGAGATCACCTACAGGATATACCAATATATCAA AGAAAACGATGGCACCCCAAAAGTGAAGATATCATTAACCCAAACAACTATTGGAAAAGTTTCTGCTCCCAAAGTAGCAGCTTTCTCGTCGAGGGGGCCCAGTTATATTTATCCTGGGGTTCTCAAG CCCGACATTGCTGCACCAGGTGTTACGGTTTTGGCAGCTGCACCAAAGGCTTTTATGGATGCAGGAATCCCGTACCGTTTCGACTCTGGAACATCTATGTCTTGCCCCCATGTGAGTGGGATCATTGCGGTACTCAAGTCTTTGCATCCTCAATGGTCACCAGCTGCCCTCAAGTCTGCAATCATGACTACAG CACTTACCTATGACAATAACGGGATGCCGATACAAGCTAATGGAAAAGTTCCAAAGATTGCCGATCCTTTCGATTATGGAGCAGGGGTTGTTAATCCAAACATGGCAGCTGATCCAGGCCTCATATACGACATCGAACCATCAGATTACTTCAAGTTCTTCAACTGCATGGGAGGATTAGGCTCAGCGGACAATTGCACCACAGTGAAAGGATCACTTGCTGATTTGAACCTCCCGTCCATCGCCATCCCCAACCTCAGGACATTCCAGGCCACAACGCGCACCGTCACCAATGTTGGCCAGGCCAATGCCAGGTACAAGGCGTTCCTCTACACCCCTGCCGGTGTCGAGATGACCGTCGATCCGCCAGTGCTAGTGTTCAGCAAAGAGAAGAAGGTGCAAAGTTTCAAGGTGACCATCAAGGCGACGGGGAGGCCAATTCAGGGGGACTATAGCTTTGGAAGCTTGGTGTGGCACGATGGCGGCATACACTGGGTTCGGATCCCAATTGCAGTTCGCATCGTGATTGAAGAGATCTACTCCAAGATCTCCTAA